In Desulfosporosinus youngiae DSM 17734, the genomic stretch AAAAAACTGTGTATAAAGCAAGCTGATTCTTTTCATGATTGTGCTTATATCTATATCTACCGTCTCAATCTGTAAATGTACGTGGTTCGACATGAGGCAATATGAATGCAAGTAGAAACCATGAACTCTCTTAGTCTCTCTCAGAATTGTTAAATAGACTTGCCTATCCTCATCATCTCTATATATGTCATGCCTATGATTCCCGCGACACATAATATGATAACTAGCTCCCGGAAACCAAATTCTTGCTTTCCTCGCCACAGTATATCATCCACTCCTCCACTACTTCTCTAAGTTTAACATTCATAGCATGCATAGTCCTTTGTAATCTGTCGAAGGAAAGAATAATTTAGATAAGGATTTTCAGACACGAACAAAGTTGGACATCCCGGTTGTACAACTGGCCGCAGTGAGCGGCTACCAGTGGTAAAGAGCAAGAAGCTCCCTAGGGGAAGGGGTGGGCTACTTGCTCTTTTGCTTTCTGTTAATTATTAGAACGACTAAAGTCGCAAACGCCACGGCAAACATCAATGCCTGGTACATACTCATAAGCCTCCCCCCCTTTCCGGGGTTCGGCCGCCCACCCGCCCTATTCAGTTGTATGCGTAGGATCTCTATGGGCCGATCAGTTATTCGACATTCGACAAATTGCGGGAAATACCAGTCCCCTTTGGGAGGAAAAGTTGACCCCCGAAGACGATTGAGGTCCTCGTACCTCAACACGCTCTTAATCTACCAACATTTCCTTGATAGTACATTTCACATCAAGTATCGAAGCAGCATCCATAGTTCCGATTTTTTCGCAAAGCCTTGCTTTGTCAACCGTCCGAATCTGGTCTAATACAATCCACCCATCCACATCGCCAACGGTAAGCCTAATACGGGTAGGATATCCTTCCCTACCCTTGCTGGTAACTGGTGCAATCATAACCGTACGCAAATGCTGATTCATTTCTGGAGGAGAAATAA encodes the following:
- a CDS encoding type II toxin-antitoxin system PemK/MazF family toxin, producing MNQTIEQYSLYWVDLNPTKGAEINKTRPCVVISPPEMNQHLRTVMIAPVTSKGREGYPTRIRLTVGDVDGWIVLDQIRTVDKARLCEKIGTMDAASILDVKCTIKEMLVD